One region of Vigna angularis cultivar LongXiaoDou No.4 chromosome 10, ASM1680809v1, whole genome shotgun sequence genomic DNA includes:
- the LOC108322482 gene encoding transcription factor MYB88 isoform X2 gives MQEDMKKQQKQKQLVNEESKKKERHIVTWTQEEDDILREQIGIHGTENWAIIASKFKDKTTRQCRRRWYTYLNSDFKKGGWSPEEDMLLCEAQKLFGNRWTEIAKVVSGRTDNAVKNRFSTLCKKRAKYEALAKENSSSYINSNNKRTFLQHRCDTDVASESAVAIKKMRRSHIPDAEENINFGDRSHKQNGIPINQQSRAPFAVLAQNSRNVNLPDQDHVCNLKFSDYAQNKIQGTFLKKDDPKINALMQQAELLSSLALKVDSENVDQSLENAWKVLQEFLNRTKESDIPRCKIPDLQLVDLKDLLEDLKNSSEEMQPCWRQMELYEDSPGSSEYSTGSTLLPHSAGENLEQSLHQDIGTELNIQMGGPEELRGCHQGVLSSATLDQDLFPSCEEQINNDGIVSALSCSEDFSSPLQVTPLFRSLAAGIPSPQFSESERNFLMKTLGMESPSLNPSVKPSQPPLCKRVLLI, from the exons ATGCAAGAAGATATGAAGAAGCAGCAGAAGCAGAAGCAGCTGGTCAATGAAGAATCTAAGAAGAAGGAGCGTCACATTGTGACGTGGACTCAAGAG GAGGATGATATACTCAGGGAGCAGATTGGCATCCATGGAACTGAAAA TTGGGCAATCATTGCTTCTAAATTCAAGGATAAAACGACAAGACAGTGCAGAAGAAG ATGGTACACTTATTTGAATTCTGACTTCAAGAAAGGAGGATGGTCACCAGAGGAAGACATGCTTTTATGTGAG GCTCAAAAACTATTTGGTAACAGGTGGACAGAAATAGCAAAGGTGGTTTCAGGCAG AACGGATAATGCTGTGAAAAACCGTTTCTCCACACTGTGCAAAAAGAGAGCAAAATATGAAGCCTTAGCAAAAGAGAACAGCTCTTCATACATCAATTCAAATAACAAAAGGACTTTTCTCCAGCACAGGTGTGATACAGATGTAGCATCAGAATCTGCAGTAGCTATTAAAAAGATGAG GAGGTCACATATCCCCGATGCTGAAGAAAATATCAACTTTGGAGACAGATCACATAAACAAAACGGAATTCCAATAAATCAGCAGTCAAGAGCACCATTTGCAGTTTTAGCTCAAAACTCTCGCAATGTCAACTTGCCAGACCAGGATCATGTCTGCAATTTGAAGTTTAGTGATTATG CCCAAAACAAGATTCAAGGAACATTCCTTAAAAAGGATGACCCAAAGATAAATGCGTTGATGCAACAAGCTGAGTTATTAAGCTCACTGGCTCTAAAAGTTGATTCAGAGAACGTGGATCAAAGTCTTGAAAATGCATGGAAG GTTCTTCAAGAGTTTCTCAACAGAACCAAAGAATCAGACATCCCCAGATGCAAGATTCCAGATTTACAACTTGTAGATCTTAAAGATTTGTTGGAGGACTTGAAAAACAGTAGTGAGGAAATGCAGCCATGCTGGAG GCAAATGGAACTATATGAAGACTCTCCAGGCAGTTCTGAATACAGTACGGGATCAACTCTGCTGCCTCATTCAGCTGGTGAGAATTTGGAACAGTCATTACATCAGGACATTGGAACCGAACTGAATATACAAATGGGTGGTCCTGAAGAACTTAGGGGATGTCACCAAGGGGTTCTTTCAAGTGCAACTCTAGATCAAG ATTTATTCCCATCTTGTGAGGAGCAGATAAACAATGATGGCATTGTTTCTGCCTTGTCATGTTCGGAGGATTTCAGTTCACCTCTTCAAGTTACACCTCTGTTTAGATCCTTAGCTGCTGGAATTCCTAGCCCGCAATTTTCAGAAAGT GAAAGGAACTTCCTTATGAAAACGCTTGGAATGGAATCTCCATCGCTCAACCCAAGTGTTAAACCGTCACAACCGCCTCTCTGCAAAAGAGTGCTCCTAATCTGA
- the LOC108322482 gene encoding transcription factor MYB88 isoform X1, which yields MQEDMKKQQKQKQLVNEESKKKERHIVTWTQEEDDILREQIGIHGTENWAIIASKFKDKTTRQCRRRWYTYLNSDFKKGGWSPEEDMLLCEAQKLFGNRWTEIAKVVSGRTDNAVKNRFSTLCKKRAKYEALAKENSSSYINSNNKRTFLQHRCDTDVASESAVAIKKMRRSHIPDAEENINFGDRSHKQNGIPINQQSRAPFAVLAQNSRNVNLPDQDHVCNLKFSDYAQNKIQGTFLKKDDPKINALMQQAELLSSLALKVDSENVDQSLENAWKVLQEFLNRTKESDIPRCKIPDLQLVDLKDLLEDLKNSSEEMQPCWRQMELYEDSPGSSEYSTGSTLLPHSAGENLEQSLHQDIGTELNIQMGGPEELRGCHQGVLSSATLDQADLFPSCEEQINNDGIVSALSCSEDFSSPLQVTPLFRSLAAGIPSPQFSESERNFLMKTLGMESPSLNPSVKPSQPPLCKRVLLI from the exons ATGCAAGAAGATATGAAGAAGCAGCAGAAGCAGAAGCAGCTGGTCAATGAAGAATCTAAGAAGAAGGAGCGTCACATTGTGACGTGGACTCAAGAG GAGGATGATATACTCAGGGAGCAGATTGGCATCCATGGAACTGAAAA TTGGGCAATCATTGCTTCTAAATTCAAGGATAAAACGACAAGACAGTGCAGAAGAAG ATGGTACACTTATTTGAATTCTGACTTCAAGAAAGGAGGATGGTCACCAGAGGAAGACATGCTTTTATGTGAG GCTCAAAAACTATTTGGTAACAGGTGGACAGAAATAGCAAAGGTGGTTTCAGGCAG AACGGATAATGCTGTGAAAAACCGTTTCTCCACACTGTGCAAAAAGAGAGCAAAATATGAAGCCTTAGCAAAAGAGAACAGCTCTTCATACATCAATTCAAATAACAAAAGGACTTTTCTCCAGCACAGGTGTGATACAGATGTAGCATCAGAATCTGCAGTAGCTATTAAAAAGATGAG GAGGTCACATATCCCCGATGCTGAAGAAAATATCAACTTTGGAGACAGATCACATAAACAAAACGGAATTCCAATAAATCAGCAGTCAAGAGCACCATTTGCAGTTTTAGCTCAAAACTCTCGCAATGTCAACTTGCCAGACCAGGATCATGTCTGCAATTTGAAGTTTAGTGATTATG CCCAAAACAAGATTCAAGGAACATTCCTTAAAAAGGATGACCCAAAGATAAATGCGTTGATGCAACAAGCTGAGTTATTAAGCTCACTGGCTCTAAAAGTTGATTCAGAGAACGTGGATCAAAGTCTTGAAAATGCATGGAAG GTTCTTCAAGAGTTTCTCAACAGAACCAAAGAATCAGACATCCCCAGATGCAAGATTCCAGATTTACAACTTGTAGATCTTAAAGATTTGTTGGAGGACTTGAAAAACAGTAGTGAGGAAATGCAGCCATGCTGGAG GCAAATGGAACTATATGAAGACTCTCCAGGCAGTTCTGAATACAGTACGGGATCAACTCTGCTGCCTCATTCAGCTGGTGAGAATTTGGAACAGTCATTACATCAGGACATTGGAACCGAACTGAATATACAAATGGGTGGTCCTGAAGAACTTAGGGGATGTCACCAAGGGGTTCTTTCAAGTGCAACTCTAGATCAAG CAGATTTATTCCCATCTTGTGAGGAGCAGATAAACAATGATGGCATTGTTTCTGCCTTGTCATGTTCGGAGGATTTCAGTTCACCTCTTCAAGTTACACCTCTGTTTAGATCCTTAGCTGCTGGAATTCCTAGCCCGCAATTTTCAGAAAGT GAAAGGAACTTCCTTATGAAAACGCTTGGAATGGAATCTCCATCGCTCAACCCAAGTGTTAAACCGTCACAACCGCCTCTCTGCAAAAGAGTGCTCCTAATCTGA